One stretch of Candidatus Bathyarchaeia archaeon DNA includes these proteins:
- a CDS encoding L-2-amino-thiazoline-4-carboxylic acid hydrolase, which translates to MGVRLLILSCWTPKFVIRKELAKVSRQTTLALQSLIEKNSTTPPVHTETEVSKSIKQQRANMAQTHAILVEELAALVGHEKAVALGREALFAVGEELGRQTRVRLGVSNNPKDLAKAAKVLYRVLGIEFRLEWLDNSQAKAIIDRCALAEKYSKLTCEVLSAADEGVIKGLQPNVCMKFKEYMTNGCAQCTADLNFGNAEGLK; encoded by the coding sequence ATGGGTGTTAGGCTTCTAATTCTTAGTTGTTGGACTCCAAAATTTGTTATCCGAAAAGAGCTCGCCAAGGTTTCCCGTCAGACAACGCTAGCTCTGCAATCGCTTATTGAAAAAAACTCAACAACACCCCCAGTACACACAGAAACCGAGGTCTCCAAAAGCATTAAGCAGCAAAGAGCAAACATGGCTCAAACCCACGCAATCCTCGTCGAAGAATTAGCAGCTCTTGTCGGACACGAAAAAGCTGTAGCGTTGGGACGGGAAGCCTTGTTTGCGGTAGGCGAAGAATTGGGCAGGCAAACTCGGGTCAGGCTCGGTGTCAGTAACAACCCCAAAGACCTTGCTAAGGCGGCGAAGGTTTTGTACCGTGTTTTAGGCATCGAGTTCCGTTTGGAATGGCTTGACAATTCGCAAGCAAAAGCCATCATTGACCGATGCGCATTAGCTGAGAAATACTCCAAGCTGACCTGCGAAGTTCTTAGCGCCGCGGATGAGGGCGTCATAAAGGGATTGCAGCCAAATGTGTGCATGAAGTTTAAGGAGTACATGACCAACGGCTGCGCCCAATGCACGGCAGACCTCAACTTTGGCAACGCGGAGGGACTAAAATGA